The genomic DNA ACGGTCTCGAACGTGGTCAACGACTACGTGCACGTGCGCCCGGCGACCCGCGACCGCGTCAAGCAGGCGATCGACATGCTTGGCTACCGGCCGAACCTCGTGGCCCGCCACCTCAAGAGCGGCCGGTCCGGCGTGATCGCCCTCGCGCTGCCCGAGCTCGACTCCCCCTACTTCGCCGAGCTGGCCCACCACGTCGTGCAGGCCGCGGCCGAGCGCGGCTGGACCGTGCTCGTCGACGAGACGGGCCAGACGCAGGACCAGGCGCTCCGGGCCCGCGAGCGCAGCGCGGTGGGCGGTATCCGCGAGCACCTCATCGACGGCGTCATCCTCAACCCGCTGGCCCTCGACGAGGCCGACGTCGCCCGCTACGGCTCGGTGCCCCTGGTGCTGCTCGGCGAGCGCCTCGGCTCCCACTCCGCCGACCACGTCGCCATCGACAACTCCGCCGCCGCCGCGGAGGCGACGCGGCACCTGCTGCAGACCGGCCGGCGCCGGATCGCGGTGGTCGGCTCGCAGCCTCCGCCGTTCGGCCACACGGCGCGCCTTCGGCTGCGCGGCTACCGCGACGCCCTGGCCGAGGCGGGCCTGCGCTTCGACCCGGACCTGGTCGTGCCCGCGAGCGACTGGCGCCTGCCTGCCGGTCGGGCCGCCGTCGCTCCCCTGATGGCGCTCCCCGAACCCCCTGACGCGGTCTTCGCCCTCAACGACCTGCTCGCCCTCGGCGTGCTCCGCGGCCTGGCCGACGCCGGCGTGCGCGTGCCGCAGGACGTGGCCGTCGTGGGCTTCGACGACGTGGAGCAGTCGCGCTACTCGGTGCCCGCGCTCACCACCGTCGCCCCCGACAAGGAGGCGATCGCCCGCGGCGCCGTCGACCGCCTCGCCGCCCGCCTCGACGCCGGCGACGCCTGGACCGCCGAGGAGATCACCATCGGCACCCGCCTGGTCGTCCGCGAGTCCAGCGGCGCCTGAGCGCCCACCACCTCACCGGTGGCCCCTGCGGCGGGGCTCGTTTACAGCGCTGCAATCAGCGGTGTACGTTGCGCAGACCGAGGCCGCGCGACCCCGCCGGCGTCGTCCGAACGGAGACCCGCGATGAAGCGCCTGCCCCGTGCCGCTGCCGTCCTGGCCGCAGCGACCGCCTTGCTCAGCACGACCTCGGTCCCGGCGCTCGCGGCGCCGCCGGTCGTCGAGCGCGCCACCTACACCAACGCGGTGTCCAAGAGCTTCGCCGACACCTTCGCCGACCCCTCCCTGATCCGGGGCCTCGACGGCTGGTGGTACGCGTACGGCACCTCCGACCCGCTGCGCGAGGGCGAGACGACGCCCGCCGAGATCCCGGTCGCGCGCTCGCACGACCTGGCGACGTGGGACTACGTGGGGACCGTCTTCAACGACGCCAACCGTCCGTCGTGGGCCGCCGGCGGTGCCGGGCTCTGGGCGCCCGACATCCGCTACGTCGACGGTGAGTACCGGCTGTACTACGTCGTCACCAACACGACCCAGCCGGGCGTGAACGACAGCGCCATCGGCGTGGCCACGGCCCCGACGCCGGCCGGTCCGTGGACCGACTCCGGCGCCCCCGTCGTCGCGCCCCGCCCGGGTGGGAACGGCGCGGCGGGCGACGACTTCCTGTGGACCTTCGACCCGAGCGCCGTCACCGACGGCGGCCGGCAGTACCTCTTCTACGGCTCGTACTACGGCGGGATCTACGTCAGCGAGCTGGCGGCCGACGGGCGCACCACGACCGGCACCCCGACCCAGGTCGCCATCGACAACAAGTTCGAGGGGGCGTACGTCGTCAAGCACGGCGGCTACTGGTACCTCTTCGCCTCGACCGCGGACTGCTGCGCGGGCCCGACCACCGGCTACTCGGTGCAGGTGGGCCGCTCGAAGAAGATCACCGGCCCGTACGTCGACGCCCAGGGCACCTCGCTCACCGCGTCGCGGACCGGCGGCACGCCCGTGCTCAACCAGAACGGCAACCGCTGGGTCGGTGCCGGGCACAACGCCGTGGCCACCGACCTGGCCGGTCGCGACTGGATCGTCTACCACGCGATCGACCGCACGGACCCGTACCTGAACGGCATCTCGGGCATCAACGAGCGCCCGATGCTGATCGACCGGCTCGACTGGGTCGACGGCTGGCCGGCCGTGCGCGCCGGCCGCGGTCCGAGCGCCGGCGAGCAGCAGGGTCCGGCCACCGGCGGGCGCTGGTCGACCGACCTGGCGACCGGCGTCCCGGCGCGCTGGCGGACCACCGGTCCGTGGCTGCGGCGCTCCGAGGAGCAGGCGGGCGGCTTCGTCCGGTCCAACGGTCGCGCCACCGTGCTGAGCGGGCGCGTCGGGTCCTCCGCCCGGGTGGAGGCCGACCTCCGCTCCGACGGCCCGTCGTACGGCCTGACGCTGCGCAGCGGGTCGACCACCGTGCGCGCGGTCGTCGACCCCGGCGTCGGGCGGCTCCGGCTGCAGGAGCAGCGGGGCGGCCGCACGGTCGACTCCTCCACCACTCGTCTGCCGGCCGGCTTCACGGCCGCCGACTGGCACGCGGTGGCCCTGCAGGTGCGTGACGGCCGGGCCGAGGCGACGATCACCCACGCCCGCCTCGGCGACCCCGTGGCCAGCACGACGCTGAAGGTCCGCCGGGCCGCCACCGTCGACCGCGCCGGGGCCTTCGCCGACGGCGCCGCGGTCGACGTCGACAACCTGAGCGCGCTGCCCGTGGCGAAGCCGGTCACGAAGCTCGCCCCGACCCCGGTGCCGAAGCGGCTCGACCGCTCGGCCAGCGACAGCTTCTCCGGCGACCGGCTCCGTGCCGGTTGGAGCTGGGTGCGCCAGGACGACCAGGCGAGCGTGACCGGCGGCGCGCTGCGCTGGCCCACCGAGGCGGCCGACCTGAACGGGCCCGGCGGCAACGCGGGCGTCCTGCTGCGCGACCCCGGCAAGGGTGACTGGGCGATCGAGACCAAGGTGTCGATCGACCTCGGCACCGATGACGTCCGCAACTACCAGCAGGCCGGGATCGTCGCGTACGCCGACGACGACTCCTTCGTCCGGCTCAGCCACGTCGCGATCTGGAACACCCGTCAGACCGAGTTCGGCCACGAGCAGCGCTACGCCGGGTCGCCCGAGGGCGTCCTGCACGCCGGCACGATCGCCGGCCCGCCCGCCGCCACCACCTGGCTGCGTATCACGCACCGCGTCGACCCGGCCAACGGCGAGCACGAGCTGCGCGGGTGGACGAGCCGTGACGGCAGGACCTGGGTGAAGGGTGGCGTCTGGACGCTGCCCGCGGGGTCGGACCTCAAGGTCGGCCTCGTCTCGCACGGCGGTGCCGGGGCGACGGCGCGCTTCGACTGGTTCCGGCTCTACCGGTGACCGCGCTGCAGACCCGGCTCCCGACGTCCGGCCGGACGTACCGCAACCCGGTCCACGAGGGCTACTTCGCCGACCCGTTCGTGCTGCGCGACGGCGACCGCTACGTCGCGTACGGCACCGGCGCCACGATCGGCGGGCTCGTCTTCGAGGTGCTCGTGTCGTCCGACCTCGCGACCTGGACCAGCGTCGGCGGGGCGCTGCACCCGGTCGCGGAGGAGCTGGGCGGCGACTACTGGGCGCCCGAGGTCGCGCACGCCAATGGCCGCTGGTGGATGTACTACTCGGTCGGGCACGGCGACGCCGGGCACCACCTGCGCGTCGCCGTTGCCGACGAGGCCGCCGGCCCCTTCACCGACCTCGGGATCGACCTGACCCCGGACGAGCGCTTCGCCATCGACCCGCACCCCTTCCGCGACGACGACGGCCGCTGGTACCTCTACTTCGCCCGGGACGTGCTCGACGCCGAGCGGGTCGGCACGCAGCTCGCCGTCGCCCGGCTCGAGGGGATGACGGCCCTCGTCGGCGGCACCCGCACGGTGCTCGCCCCGAGCGCCGACTGGCAGATCTTCGAGCGCGACCGCCCGATGTACGGCGCGCGTTACGACTGGCACACGCTCGAGGGTCCGACGGTGCGCCGGCACGGCGGGCGCTACCACTGCCTCTACTCGGGTGGCTCGTGGCAGGGCCCGGGCTACGGGGTCTCGTGGGCGAGCGCCCCGGGCCCGCTCGGGCCCTGGACCCAGACCGGGGCCGAGCGCCTGCTGCGCACGATCCCCGGCCATGTGCGGGGACCGGGCCACAACAGCGTCGTCACCACACTCGGGGGCACCGAGGTGCTCGCCTACCACGCGTGGGACGAGGCGGGGACGCGTAGACAGCTCTGCATCGACCCGCTGACCTGGACCGAGGAGGGTCCGGCGACTCCCGGCCCGACCTGGGACGAGCAGCCGCTACCCCGCTGAGCCCGCCTCGTCGCGCGGCTCACCAGCCCAGCACGCCGCCCGCCTCCTGGAAGGTGCCGGTCGGGATGCCCGGGCCGGCCTGGGCCCACCGCGCGATGACCGCGGCGCCGTCCTCGACCGGCTGCCCGCCGCTGTGGTCGACGTCGCCGAGGCCGGTCTGGCTGTAGCCGGGCTCGACGGCGACGAAGGTGACCTCGGGGACCGCGCGGGCGTACTGGACGGTCAGCATCGACACGGCGGCCTTGCTCACGCCGTAGAGGCCGGAGACGAAGTGCGACGCGGGCCGCACGGTGTCGTGGTTGGCGGTGAAGGAGCCGAGGGCGCTGGAGACGTTCACGACGACGGGGTGAGCCGAGCGCCGTAGCAGCGGGAGCGCCGCCTCGGTGACGCGGACGATGCCCACGACGTTGGTGTCGAGGACGGCGAGGGCGTCCGCGGACCGCATGCCGTAGCGGGCGATGCCGGCGTTGTTGACGAGGACGTCCAGCCCGCCGGCGACGCCGACCTGGTCGAGGGCGGCGGCGACGGAGTCGTCGTCGGTGACGTCGAGGTGGACGAAGCGGGCGCCGAGATCGGCGGCGGCGGCGCGGCCGGAGGCCTCGTCGCGGGCTCCGAGCCAGACGGTGTGGCCGGCCTCGAGGAGCTGGCGGGCGGTGTCGCGGCCGAGGCCGCGGTTGGCCCCGGTGATCAGTGTGGTGGTCATGGCTCGAGGCTGCGCCGAGCGGCGGACCCCGACCAGGCGTCCGGTTGTCGTAGGACCAGCAGGGCCAGGACCGGGGCCGGGCACGGGCCCGCGTCCGCCGGCGCGGGAGGACGCTGGAGTCGTGCAACCCTCCGAGTTCGGCCGCGTCCTGCGGCGCTGGCGCGACCGCGTGACGCCCGAGGCCGTCGGGGTGCCGGCGGGTCGACGCCGACGGGCGGCCGGGCTGCGGCGCGAGGAGCTCGCGGGTCTCGCGGCGATCTCCGCGGACTACCTCACCCGCCTCGAGCAGGGCCGGGCCACGTCGCCGTCGGCACAGGTCGTCGAGTCGTTGGCGCGGGCGCTGCGTCTGGACGACGACGAGCGGGACCTGCTCTTCCGCCTCGCCGGGCACGTCGCCCCGGGGCCGGGCACGGTGTGCTCCCGCGTCACCCCCAGCGTCCAGCGGCTGCTCGACCGGCTCGCCGACACCCCCGTCGCGGTGTACGACGCGGCCTGGACGCTCGTCGAGGCCAACGCGCCGTACGACGCGCTGATGGGCGACACCACGCGCTGGCAGGGCCTGGAGCGCAACGCCGTCTGGCGCCACCTCGTCGGTCCGGGCACCCGGGCACGGCAGACGGAGGCGGAGAAGGCCGAGCTGGAGTCCGGGCTCGTCGCCGACCTGCGACTGACGGCCTCGCGCTACCCCGACGACCCCGGCCTCGCCCGTCTGGTGGCCGAGCTGGCGCGGACCAGCCCGCGCTTCGCGTCGCTGTGGGAGAGCGCCGAGCCGTCGCCGCGCCGCGACGCCACCCGCCGCAAGACGGTCGCGCACCCCGGCGTCGGCGACGTCGAGCTCGACTGCGACACCCTCGTGGTCACCGCCGACGACCTTCGGCTGATGGTCTACACCGCCGAGCCCGGCACCGACGACGCCGAACGGCTCGCCCTCGCGGTCGTCCTCGGGACACAGACCTTCGTCGGCTGACCCGTCAGGTCCCGCTAACGAGCGGGCGCAGTCCGTCGGGACCCACCTCGAGCGGTGGTTTGCGGCGCCTTGGTGGGTGAGGACGACGCCGCAACCTACCGCTCGGCGTCCTTGGAAGCCGGGCACCCGGCTACGTCAACCCGGGCGTCAGCGGAAGCCGCGGGCCACCTCCTCGAGCCGGTCGCGGTACGAGCGCCACCAGTCGGCGTCGCGGTCGGGGAGGTTCATGGCGTCGGGACGCAGCCCGGCGGCGCCGTCGACCAGCTCGCGCACGAGGTCGGCGTGACCGGCGTGGCGCTGGGTCTCCGCGACCACGTGCGTCAGCACTCGGTGCAGCGTGACCTCGCGGTGCGTCGTCCACCACGGGACCGTCCCCAGCCCGTCGAGCGGCAGGGCCGCCACGGTGGCGTCGGAGTGGGCCCAGACCCGGCGGTAGAGGGCGACGACCTCGGTCCGTGGCTCGTCGGCCCGCGCCCAGAGGTCGGCGTTGTCGTCGGCGTCCTCGTCCATCCACGGCAGCGGTTCGGGGAAGGGCCGGCCGAAGACCTCGCCGAGGTAGCCGGCCTCCGTCCCGGCCGCGTGCTTGACCAGCCCCAGGAGGTTCGTGCCCGTGGCCACGAGCGGTCGCCGGGCGTCGTGCTCGGAGACGCTGTCGAGCTTCCACAGCAGCGCCTCGCGGGCCTGCTGGAGGTAGGACAGCAGGTCGTCCTTCGGTGTCGTCGGCACGCACCGACCCTCGCAGACGACCCGCTCAGAGGTCGAGGTCCTCCGGTGCGACCGCCCGCCCGCGCCGTCCGGGCCACTGCATCCCGTGCTCGGCGAGCAGGTCCATGAACCCCACCACGACGCTCGGCTCGGGCATCCCGTACGCGCTGAGGTCGCTCGTCGTGTGAGCGCCCTTCACCAGGTCGACGTCGTAGCCGGCGATCACGGCGCTGTGCAGCGTGGACCGGATGCACTGCTCGCTGGCCGCACCGACCAGCACCAGCCGGCCGACGCCGCGGGCGGCGAGCACGTCCTCCAGGTCGGTCTCCGCGAACGCGTCACCGTACCGCTTGCTCACCAGGGCCTCGCCGGCGACCGGCTCGAGACCCTCGACCAGCTGCCCCCCGGGGGTCCCGGCGCGGTGGTCACCGTCGTCGTCCTGCACCCACACGACCGGGACGTCGGCCGCGCGGGCCCTGGCCACGACGTCCTTGATCGTCTCGGTGACCTCGTCGATCTTGTACGCGCCGCCCACCACGCCGACCTGCATGTCGACGACGACGAGCGCACGGTTCGGACGGTCGGAGAAGGTGGACATGACGGCATTGAACCGTCTTCCCGCGTCGCGGTCGAGACCCCTCGACCGCGACGGCCTGGTCCAGCGGGCGGCGGGGCCGATCGCTCCCCGCCGCCCGGGCGAGATCAGCTGGCCTGCGCCCCGCCGGCCATGGTGAGGACCTCACCGGTGACGTAGCTCGACTCCTGGGAGGCGAAGAAGACGTACGCCGGGGCGACCTCGGCCGGCTGGCCGGCGCGCCCGAGCGGGGTCGACTCGCCGTGGCCCTCGGAGCGCTCCTCGGGCATGGTCGCCGGGATGAGCGGGGTCCAGATCGGCCCCGGGGCGACGGTGTTGACCCGGATGCCCTTGTCGGCGAGCTCCAGGGCCAGGCCCTTGGTGAAGTTGATGATGCCGGCCTTGGTGGTGGCGTAGTCGAGCAGCTCGGGCGAGGGCGAGGTCCCCTGCACCGACGACGAGTTGATGATCACCGAGCCGGGCCGCAGGTGCGGCAGCGCGAGCTTGCAGAGCCAGAACATCGCGTAGAGGTTCGTCTTGAGCACGCGGTCGAACTGCTCGGTGGTGATGTCGGCGATGCCGCCGAGCTGCGCCATCTGGTACGCGGCGTTGTTGACGAGGACGTCGATCCCGCCGAGCTCGGACACAGCGGTGTCGATCAGTGAACGGCAGACCTCCTCGTCGCGGATGTCGCCCGGGAAGCGCACCGCCTTGCGGCCGGCCTCCTCGACGAGGCGCGCGGTCTCGGCCCCGTCCTCCTCCTCCTCGGGAAGGTAGCTGATGAGGACGTCGGCACCCTCGCGGGCGAAGGCCAGCGCCACCGCGCGGCCGATGCCCGAGTCGCCCCCGGTGATCACCGCGCGCTTGCCGGTCAGGCGGTCGCTGCCCCGGTAGGAGTCCTCGCCGTGGTCCGGCTCGTCGGTCATGTCGCGGGTGAGGCCGGGGTGGACGATCTGGTCGTCGGTGCCCTCCGGCTGGTCGTGCTGCTCGGTCGGGTCGGTCTGCGTCGTCTGGTCGGCCATGCCACCGACTTACCCAACGGCGCCGCCGCCCCAACACCCACGTCCGTGCCGGACGGGTCGGCGCAGGTCCGCGGTGCCCCTGAGCCCGACGGGCCGCGCGGGTCACGGGACCCTCCGAAGTCGTGTCGATGCAGAGCCTTGCTTTTTAACGTTCAAATCCCTACCGTCCCGATCCGGACCTCGACGACGAGGCCCTGGGACCTGGGCGGTGCGATGCGGGCTGGACGGACGACGGCGGGACGCGCCACGCTGCACTCGGTCGCCGCCGCTGCGGGCGTGTCGCACCAGACCGTGTCCAACGTCCTCAACGCCCCCGACCGCGTACGCCCCGAGACGCGCGAGCGGGTGCTGCGGGCCGTCGACGCCCTGTCCTACCGCCCCGACGAGTCGGCCCGCTCCCTCGTGCGCCGCTCGACCCGGCTGGTGTCGTTCAACGTCGGCGAGGACCGCCCCGACCGGGTGTCGATGCTCGACGACTTCGCGCGGGCGCTGGCCCGGGTCGGCGAGACGCACGGCTACCGCCTCGTGCTGGACGTCGCGGGCGGGACCGACGACGAGCAGATCACCTCCTTCGCCGACCTCACCGCCCGGCGGGCGGTCGACGGCGTCGTCATCCCGTCCACCCACGTCGGCGACCGGCGGCCCGCCTGGCTCACCGAGCACGGCGTGCCGATGGTCGCCTTCGGCCGGCCCTGGCACGCCCCGGACGCCCAGCACTCGTGGGTCGACGTCGACGGCGGCCACGGCCTCCGCCTGGTCGCCGAGCACCTCCTCGCGACCGGCCGGCGCCGGCTCGCGTACGTGGGGCCGCCACGCGACGGCGGCATGGAGGACGACCGGCTCGACGGCCTGCTGGGCGGGGTCGCCGCGGCCGGGGTGCCCGGCGCCACCGTGTCGACGCTCGAGGTCGCCGACCCGTCCCGGCTGGAGTCCCTCCTCCCCGCGCTGCTCGAGGAGCAGCGGCCGGACGCGCTGGTCTGCCGCGACGACACCTACGCGTTCGAGGCCCGGCAGGTGCTCTCCGCCCTCCGCGACCCGGCCGCCGCCGGTGTCGCCGTCACCGGTGTCGACGACTCCCGCCTGGCCCGTCTCGCCCGGCCCGGCATCACGTCGGTGGCCCAGCCGCTCGACCAGGTCGCCGCCCTCATCTGGACCTCGCTCGTGGCCCAGATCGAGGGCCGCACCACCGAGCCGCTCCGACGACTCATCCGGCCCGCGCTCGTCGAGCGCGCCTCGTCCGCGCCCGCGGGCACCTGACCTCCCGACCCACCCCCGGACGACCCCGACCCGGCTCACCGCCGAGCAAGGAGCACGACCCATGCCGCGACCCCGAAGGCGCACCCTCCTGGCCACGATCGTGGTCGGGGGCCTTATGGTGCCCGCCGCCCTGACCTCTCCCGCGCTCGCCGCCCCGGAGGCCGGGCCCGCGCCGACGGCGTACGTCGTCGACGCCGAGACCCTGCCCTCGGGGGCCGGCGCGGCGGGCACGCTCGACCTCACGTCCACCGGGGGCCTCGACTGGGTGCACGTCACCGGCGACGGCACCGACCGCAAGGACGTCGCCGAGCAGATCGCCGTCGAGAGCCTGCACCCGGCGACCCCGACAGGGACGTTCGGCGACAGCCCGCTCGCCTACCGCTGGTCCGACGGGCGCCCGATCACGTCGTCGGGCCCGGTCACCACGGGCGCCGTCTACTCCTACGACCACTCCACCGTCGGCCCGACGACCGGCTTCGACGCCGGCTACCGGGTCAGCGTGCCCGCAGCGGACGAGGCCCGCACGCTGACGCTGGTGGGCGGCGCCTGGCAGGCCGCGGCCACCGTCACGGTCGCCGAGGACGGCGGGACGACGGTGTGGCAGCGCGGCCTGAGCGCCAACGGCTCCGCGCAGGTGCAGCGCTGGACGGTGCAGGTGCCGGCCGGCGAGGGCGCGGTCGTCACGACGAAGCTCACCGAGACCCGCAACCCCGACGGCAACGTCTCCCTGGCCGCCGTCACGCTGGCCGAGGCCGACGCCGCGGG from Microlunatus sagamiharensis includes the following:
- a CDS encoding SDR family oxidoreductase; translated protein: MADQTTQTDPTEQHDQPEGTDDQIVHPGLTRDMTDEPDHGEDSYRGSDRLTGKRAVITGGDSGIGRAVALAFAREGADVLISYLPEEEEDGAETARLVEEAGRKAVRFPGDIRDEEVCRSLIDTAVSELGGIDVLVNNAAYQMAQLGGIADITTEQFDRVLKTNLYAMFWLCKLALPHLRPGSVIINSSSVQGTSPSPELLDYATTKAGIINFTKGLALELADKGIRVNTVAPGPIWTPLIPATMPEERSEGHGESTPLGRAGQPAEVAPAYVFFASQESSYVTGEVLTMAGGAQAS
- a CDS encoding LacI family DNA-binding transcriptional regulator; the encoded protein is MTTSRPAARLEDVARLAGVSPKTVSNVVNDYVHVRPATRDRVKQAIDMLGYRPNLVARHLKSGRSGVIALALPELDSPYFAELAHHVVQAAAERGWTVLVDETGQTQDQALRARERSAVGGIREHLIDGVILNPLALDEADVARYGSVPLVLLGERLGSHSADHVAIDNSAAAAEATRHLLQTGRRRIAVVGSQPPPFGHTARLRLRGYRDALAEAGLRFDPDLVVPASDWRLPAGRAAVAPLMALPEPPDAVFALNDLLALGVLRGLADAGVRVPQDVAVVGFDDVEQSRYSVPALTTVAPDKEAIARGAVDRLAARLDAGDAWTAEEITIGTRLVVRESSGA
- a CDS encoding helix-turn-helix transcriptional regulator → MQPSEFGRVLRRWRDRVTPEAVGVPAGRRRRAAGLRREELAGLAAISADYLTRLEQGRATSPSAQVVESLARALRLDDDERDLLFRLAGHVAPGPGTVCSRVTPSVQRLLDRLADTPVAVYDAAWTLVEANAPYDALMGDTTRWQGLERNAVWRHLVGPGTRARQTEAEKAELESGLVADLRLTASRYPDDPGLARLVAELARTSPRFASLWESAEPSPRRDATRRKTVAHPGVGDVELDCDTLVVTADDLRLMVYTAEPGTDDAERLALAVVLGTQTFVG
- a CDS encoding isochorismatase family protein produces the protein MSTFSDRPNRALVVVDMQVGVVGGAYKIDEVTETIKDVVARARAADVPVVWVQDDDGDHRAGTPGGQLVEGLEPVAGEALVSKRYGDAFAETDLEDVLAARGVGRLVLVGAASEQCIRSTLHSAVIAGYDVDLVKGAHTTSDLSAYGMPEPSVVVGFMDLLAEHGMQWPGRRGRAVAPEDLDL
- a CDS encoding family 43 glycosylhydrolase, whose protein sequence is MKRLPRAAAVLAAATALLSTTSVPALAAPPVVERATYTNAVSKSFADTFADPSLIRGLDGWWYAYGTSDPLREGETTPAEIPVARSHDLATWDYVGTVFNDANRPSWAAGGAGLWAPDIRYVDGEYRLYYVVTNTTQPGVNDSAIGVATAPTPAGPWTDSGAPVVAPRPGGNGAAGDDFLWTFDPSAVTDGGRQYLFYGSYYGGIYVSELAADGRTTTGTPTQVAIDNKFEGAYVVKHGGYWYLFASTADCCAGPTTGYSVQVGRSKKITGPYVDAQGTSLTASRTGGTPVLNQNGNRWVGAGHNAVATDLAGRDWIVYHAIDRTDPYLNGISGINERPMLIDRLDWVDGWPAVRAGRGPSAGEQQGPATGGRWSTDLATGVPARWRTTGPWLRRSEEQAGGFVRSNGRATVLSGRVGSSARVEADLRSDGPSYGLTLRSGSTTVRAVVDPGVGRLRLQEQRGGRTVDSSTTRLPAGFTAADWHAVALQVRDGRAEATITHARLGDPVASTTLKVRRAATVDRAGAFADGAAVDVDNLSALPVAKPVTKLAPTPVPKRLDRSASDSFSGDRLRAGWSWVRQDDQASVTGGALRWPTEAADLNGPGGNAGVLLRDPGKGDWAIETKVSIDLGTDDVRNYQQAGIVAYADDDSFVRLSHVAIWNTRQTEFGHEQRYAGSPEGVLHAGTIAGPPAATTWLRITHRVDPANGEHELRGWTSRDGRTWVKGGVWTLPAGSDLKVGLVSHGGAGATARFDWFRLYR
- a CDS encoding DinB family protein, yielding MPTTPKDDLLSYLQQAREALLWKLDSVSEHDARRPLVATGTNLLGLVKHAAGTEAGYLGEVFGRPFPEPLPWMDEDADDNADLWARADEPRTEVVALYRRVWAHSDATVAALPLDGLGTVPWWTTHREVTLHRVLTHVVAETQRHAGHADLVRELVDGAAGLRPDAMNLPDRDADWWRSYRDRLEEVARGFR
- a CDS encoding SDR family NAD(P)-dependent oxidoreductase; protein product: MTTTLITGANRGLGRDTARQLLEAGHTVWLGARDEASGRAAAADLGARFVHLDVTDDDSVAAALDQVGVAGGLDVLVNNAGIARYGMRSADALAVLDTNVVGIVRVTEAALPLLRRSAHPVVVNVSSALGSFTANHDTVRPASHFVSGLYGVSKAAVSMLTVQYARAVPEVTFVAVEPGYSQTGLGDVDHSGGQPVEDGAAVIARWAQAGPGIPTGTFQEAGGVLGW
- a CDS encoding glycoside hydrolase family 43 protein, with the protein product MTALQTRLPTSGRTYRNPVHEGYFADPFVLRDGDRYVAYGTGATIGGLVFEVLVSSDLATWTSVGGALHPVAEELGGDYWAPEVAHANGRWWMYYSVGHGDAGHHLRVAVADEAAGPFTDLGIDLTPDERFAIDPHPFRDDDGRWYLYFARDVLDAERVGTQLAVARLEGMTALVGGTRTVLAPSADWQIFERDRPMYGARYDWHTLEGPTVRRHGGRYHCLYSGGSWQGPGYGVSWASAPGPLGPWTQTGAERLLRTIPGHVRGPGHNSVVTTLGGTEVLAYHAWDEAGTRRQLCIDPLTWTEEGPATPGPTWDEQPLPR
- a CDS encoding LacI family DNA-binding transcriptional regulator, whose amino-acid sequence is MRAGRTTAGRATLHSVAAAAGVSHQTVSNVLNAPDRVRPETRERVLRAVDALSYRPDESARSLVRRSTRLVSFNVGEDRPDRVSMLDDFARALARVGETHGYRLVLDVAGGTDDEQITSFADLTARRAVDGVVIPSTHVGDRRPAWLTEHGVPMVAFGRPWHAPDAQHSWVDVDGGHGLRLVAEHLLATGRRRLAYVGPPRDGGMEDDRLDGLLGGVAAAGVPGATVSTLEVADPSRLESLLPALLEEQRPDALVCRDDTYAFEARQVLSALRDPAAAGVAVTGVDDSRLARLARPGITSVAQPLDQVAALIWTSLVAQIEGRTTEPLRRLIRPALVERASSAPAGT